From the Solanum lycopersicum chromosome 10, SLM_r2.1 genome, one window contains:
- the LOC101268625 gene encoding uncharacterized protein yields the protein MKYLHGHVYNVFCESTCFGKYMQMHQCRARGKIHRCCMALELNCSSRQAFVMRVNGSTLRFTLREFALISGLNCVNEETDFIFDQSEPNSFMEKYFEGVKLIRKIDIMRSFHRNVRGGGGGENDHDGLKFAILYFIQTVIFSGERSTKKVPRLYFDLVESGRYTQFPWGKKAFYLLIKSLSKKLNGKKQFYRIGGMPIVFQVWLFECSSSNDFQVAQKVDDHIPRLLNWQTTNESRRYKKLMNTIFSDVNNKIKFRNITPNQRELAVLQLPPEGIENQAPPQYSDSSDDEIDDEIIDTDDDQREGSCDDKDSEDDFQAPPPPQAVKVKRKENVGSSTSPLRKRTKKLVTGGSKQDAKKLEPRIALKQLRKKNAEPKKRTSGLEVEGWVKELSDFRKEVKQEFVEIRNLINDNFKTVLADINSKQNEQEAEHSDDHVVPPKSNDEDGYTQPFTFNKESPTNQVLVSQCDKLKSENSETLKDSNDSKSTNVVSPTINNTDGIYPTSDDHEVFCINTPVRNLIDVDYELSAPRPTIPRVNQPSFVFDIPPQKVLGVSEKSHEDDVEQMPCPVPIQILDHMKVTTDSQFELDDQFMPSLNSIKSSIAPHSTVIKGHTEQLPTTIAGCITTKADQSTIDVQLGMNG from the exons ATGAAGTATTTACATGGACATGTATACAATGTATTCTGTGAAAGCACCTGCTTCGGTAAATATATGCAAATGCATCAATGTCGTGCTCGCGGAAAAATACATAGGTGTTGCATGGCTTTAGAACTCAACTGTAGTTCTCGCCAAGCATTTGTAATGCGTGTAAATGGATCTACGTTGCGTTTCACATTGAGAGAATTTGCTTTGATCAGTGGTTTAAATTGTGTCAACGAAGAAACTGATTTCATCTTTGATCAGTCAGAACCAAATAGTTTcatggaaaaatattttgagggtGTTAAGTTGATCAGAAAAATTGATATAATGAGGAGTTTTCATCGAAAtgtgaggggggggggggggggagagaaCGATCACGATGGCCTGAAGTTTGCAATTTTATACTTCATTCAGACAGTGATTTTTTCCGGTGAAAGATCAACAAAAAAAGTTCCTAGATTATATTTTGATCTAGTTGAAAGTGGAAGGTACACCCAGTTTCCATGGGGGAAAAAAGCTTTCTATTTGCTGATAAAGAGCCTGAGCAAGAAGTTAAATGGTAAAAAGCAATTTTACAGAATTGGGGGAATGCCTATTGTATTCCAAGTATGGTTGTTTGAGTGCAGCTCGAGTAATGATTTCCAGGTCGCTCAAAAGGTTGATGACCATATTCCAAGGTTGCTCAACTGGCAGACGACCAATGAGAGTCGTAGATACAAGAAACTCATGAACACCATATTCAGTGATGTTAATAACAAG ATTAAATTCAGGAACATTACACCAAATCAAAGAGAACTTGCAGTATTGCAATTGCCACCGGAGGGTATCGAAAATCAAGCTCCACCTCAGTATTCAGATTCATCAGATGATGAGATAGATGATGAAATAATTGATACAGATGATGATCAACGAGAGGGAAGCTGTGACGACAAAGATTCTGAAGATGATTTTCAAgcacccccccccccacaagCAGTAAAGgttaaaaggaaagaaaatgttGGTTCCTCAACGTCGCCTCTTAGAAAAAGGACAAAGAAGCTGGTGACTGGTGGATCAAAACAGGATGCAAAAAAATTGGAACCTCGAATTGCTCTTAAACAGCTGAGGAAAAAGAATGCTGAGCCAAAAAAG AGAACAAGCGGACTTGAAGTGGAAGGCTGGGTGAAAGAGCTGTCAGATTTCAGAAAAGAA GTTAAACAAGAGTTTGTTGAAATTCGCAATTTGATCAACGACAACTTCAAAACTGTTCTGGCAGACATCAATTCAAAACAGAATGAGCAGGAG GCAGAGCATTCTGATGATCATGTTGTCCCTCCAaaatcaaatgatgaagatggGTATACACAACCATTCACTTTCAATAAAGAATCTCCAACAAATCAAGTTCTTGTATCTCAGTGTGACAAATTGAAATCTGAAAATTCAGAG acACTCAAGGATTCAAACGACAGTAAATCAACAAATGTTGTGTCCCCT acaatCAACAATACAGATGGAATATATCCCACCTCCGATGATCATGAG gTTTTTTGTATCAACACCCCTGTTCGAAATCTGATTGATGTGGATTATGAGTTAAGTGCACCAAGACCTACAATTCCTAGa GTAAATCAACCAAGTTTTGTATTTGATATACCCCCACAAAAAGTGCTTGGAGTATCTGAAAAATCTCATGAGGATGATGTTGAACAAATGCCATGTCCAGTCCCTATCCAGATTTTGGATCACATGAAAGTGACAACCGATTCACAGTTTGAATTGGACGATCAATTCATGCCTAGTCTCAACTCTATAAAGAGTAGCATCGCACCACATTCAACTGTGATAAAAGGGCACACCGAACAGCTGCCAACAACAATTGCAGGATGCATTACAACAAAGGCAGATCAGTCCACTATCGATGTCCAATTGGGTATGAACGGTTAA